DNA sequence from the Oryza brachyantha chromosome 5, ObraRS2, whole genome shotgun sequence genome:
CaccctctcctctccacctCCCAGgcccagccgtcgccgtcggtcgcCTTCGTGCAGCTCCCCTCCGAGGCCCCCGCCGACGCGTcggccccgccgcctccgccgctcaAGCGGCTCACGGTACGGacaaaaataagttcatttgtGCATCTTTGGATTGAGCTGTGTATTGTGTTTAGTCTATTCACTGTTCAGGAAACCATGACAGCTTCTTCTGTTGTCTGTTGAGTGATAGGAAAAAAAGCTACTGTTACTAACATAGAAACTTTGTACTCATTTCACATGTGTAGTAGGCTTGTTTTGAGGTGGAGTGAGTGCCTGAGTAATATGATTTGTTACCCACTTGCACATGAACTACAAATTGATACTAATATTGAACTGTCATTGACATCATAGTAGACTTAGTTTCTATCTTTATTTGTAGTTTTTCATATCAATTCCCcctgagtaaatttcacaaaaccacaTGTATTATGTACCAAGTTTCAGAAAACCACAGGGTTTTTGGTATGTGGCAAATAACCACAAGTATTATGGTCATATAGTTTCATAAAACCGCACTTTTGACcaaatatgagttataaaaTTACAGGGAAAATTATATCAGATTTGTAAGTTCTTTTAACATATAAGTTGCAGCCACCTAACATTAATCAGTTTATTTTGCTATAGTACTAAGTTAAATTCGTTAATAGTGTGGTTTTGTGAAACTCTTGATTTTATGTAACTTAGACTATAATACATGTGGTcctatgaaatttactcattCCCCTTTCATGAACTTATGTTCTTTTACCTGTGTAATGTAAAATCACATTATTGGGATTGCTCGACTCCAGGTAGTGCTTGATTTGGATGAGACTCTAGTTTGTGCATATGAGTCATCAAGCCTTCCTGCTGCATTGCGTGCCGAGGCTATTGAAGCAGGATTGCATTGCTTTGACATGGAGTGCATATCCGCTGAAAAGGCAAGTAAGCTGccatccttttatttttataatccgTTAAAATCCAGGAAGTTGCTTATGAGATATATTGTTATAAAGGACGCTGAGGGAAGACAGAGGGTGAACCATGTCACTGTCTTTGAGCGTCCTGGTTTGCATGAATTTTTGCAGAGAACTAGCGAATTTGCTGATCTTATTCTCTTCACTGCTGGTTTGGAAGGTTTGTCACCTGAATAGTTCATACTGCTTTCCAACTAGAACCCAGTTGAATTCACCTCCATTTAATGACCTGTGCTTCCCCCAGGGTATGCAAAACCATTAGTTGACAGGATAGATGCTCACAACCGATTGAGGAACCGACTCTATAGGCCATCAACTGTTACCACGTAAGTTATTGTTATCACTTATGTGGATTGTCAATGATGGACCTTTTTTTTGCTTGACATCAATTAGTatcttaatgaattattgtcTTGCTCACTGAAATATTCAAATGTGATTTCGACTAATTTTAGTGGGATGATTTTTACAAGCACAAGCTTGAATATTGCAAGTGCTTCTCACCTGTTGGTAGCATTTATTCATGCCTATACCTATTTTTGTGAAGCTGGTTCTTGTGTTGATGTTTTTGGTAACTCATATGGTGTTGATCACAATGTGTTCATGTGTTCCTGGTTTTTGTACTAGCTTGATTTCAGATAGATACATATTACCTATTCATTAGCTGCTGCATTAGCTGAGCTGTTCAGTTTTTTGACACTGTTATATTCTGAATTCCAGGGAATACAGAGAGCATGTAAAAGATCTTTCTTGTTTGTCCAAAGATTTCCGCAGAATTGTCATTGTTGATAACAATCCATATAGTTTCTTGCTGCAACCCTTAAATGGAATACCTTGCCTTACATTCTCAGCTGGACAACCTGTTGATGATCAGGTAAAGTTACAATTTAGATAACTCTCCTTTTTGTTCTGAACTTACAATTT
Encoded proteins:
- the LOC102716321 gene encoding CTD nuclear envelope phosphatase 1 homolog isoform X2 gives rise to the protein MAAAEFFSPEEAEVGPVRQQHPGQAALRAVVGWLAFLLQILLQIVRGTPSSWAQLLSFLGIRHPLLSTSQAQPSPSVAFVQLPSEAPADASAPPPPPLKRLTVVLDLDETLVCAYESSSLPAALRAEAIEAGLHCFDMECISAEKDAEGRQRVNHVTVFERPGLHEFLQRTSEFADLILFTAGLEGYAKPLVDRIDAHNRLRNRLYRPSTVTTEYREHVKDLSCLSKDFRRIVIVDNNPYSFLLQPLNGIPCLTFSAGQPVDDQLMGVIFPLLKHLSLQNDVRPALYETFHMPEWFQRHGIPQIDQAA
- the LOC102716321 gene encoding CTD nuclear envelope phosphatase 1 homolog isoform X1 — its product is MAAAEFFSPEEAEVGPVRQQHPGQAALRAVVGWLAFLLQILLQIVRGTPSSWAQLLSFLGIRHPLLSTSQAQPSPSVAFVQLPSEAPADASAPPPPPLKRLTVVLDLDETLVCAYESSSLPAALRAEAIEAGLHCFDMECISAEKASKLPSFYFYNPLKSRKLLMRYIVIKDAEGRQRVNHVTVFERPGLHEFLQRTSEFADLILFTAGLEGYAKPLVDRIDAHNRLRNRLYRPSTVTTEYREHVKDLSCLSKDFRRIVIVDNNPYSFLLQPLNGIPCLTFSAGQPVDDQLMGVIFPLLKHLSLQNDVRPALYETFHMPEWFQRHGIPQIDQAA